TCTTGAGTTATATCGGCGCTTCATATGTCAgagtttttaatgatttttttccgATCCTTTTTGATAATTTACATTATCGATGGGGGTGGCCTCCGTTAGTgcgttttgtttttatcttaaCAAAAGGCAAGGTCTTTTGGACTGTTTATTTGGCTAATGTTAAGACAGGATTAGCTTAGCTGAAGTCCGCGCAGGCTATTGAAACGAGGCAACGTCATCTTTATTTAACAATTgcagttttccttttgttgGTATTTGAAAAGTAGTTTTCTCAACACCTCGCCAAGTGTTGTTGGTGGACGCCGAACCTCGAGCCAGTTTTGTTTCTTATTTAATATTTGAACGCTAACGCTGAAAGCCCGCACCTCCTTTCCATGCTCTTTGCTTCAAACGCACAGGTCATTATGTCATCTGCAGCCAAAATGATGGACTTTGACAATGTTTTGGACATCGCCTCGCAAAACCAGGGTGTCAGCAATGTCCAGGTAGGGCTGTCATTTACACATGGCTTTCTCAAGTCAAGTTAAACGAAACACGTATGGATGCTTTGATATCATGTGATTTACAAGTCTTAATTTAAAATATGAAAACGTTTgacattttgcacattttcctaCGTGGTAGGGTATATAGCAGACGCAGTGACGACCAATACAATGActatgtatataaatatatatatttctaataATTCAGACCACTGCATAACCTGTACTTTTCCCTTGACCTTTAACAGAAGAGATACAGTTTACAAGCTGGACCATCAAAAAGGGACCCGAGATCAAAGGGTGTAAATCCAACTGCTGTACAGGCTCTTCTGAAAAAACGGTCCCATGATACTAAAAAGAAAGGTAATGATCCCTGAATCATGTATATGACACTGTGGATAACTTACAAAAACTCATTTAGATCTTTATGCTGACATTTGTTTCAGAAATCGAAATGAAGAAACAGAAGGAGACCTTGCTTGCTAGGAGGATTGAGCTGAAGTCGGACCGTAAGGCACGAGCTATGGCATCTAGAACCAAGGACAATTTTAAAGGATACAATGGTGTTCCAATCACAGATAGTCCAAATAAGAGGAAGACAAAACTGGAAATGCAGGAAGAAAGAGCCATGAATGAGGACAGATTTAGGAATACCTCAATAGACCCAGCGGATGATGAGGATAATTATGAATACGAGCAGTCAGATTCAGAACCAGATCAGGAGCCAGAACCGCTGAGAGCAGGCAAAACTATTGGGAGTGGTATCAAGCCTTCATCTAAGAAACCCAGTGGCCCACCCAAGCCTCCTCTGGCCTTTGCAGACTTACTGAAATTGGCAGAGAAGAAGCAGCATGAGCCAGTTGAGCTCAAGCCCAAGACagtgaaaaaggaagaaaggcCCCGTACAGCGGATGAGATGAGGGAACTAGAGCTGGAACGCAAGGCAAAGAGGCAaggcaaagacagagagacagacagagaccaATCCCAACCAAGTTCCATTTCAGGAAAAAAGGGCAATATGGAAAGGGATCAAAAAAGTGGCAGGCCACTAAAGAACTCTTCAGAAAAACCTAGTTTAaccagtgggtccagtaagaGACCCcaccaaacaaaaaacatgGACAAAGGCCCCTCTTCTTCCAAAACAGATAGAGACAGATCCAGCATGCCTCAAAACAACAGAGACAGACCCAAGACAAGCTCCTCTGGATCATCTGGTTCCGTTACTAATAAAGTTTCTTCAAAACCAGCCTCATCCCGGATGCCAGCCAAACAAGGGTCCTCCATGAACTCATCTGGCCAAAAGTCCAGCAGCCCAAGTGACCttaagttaaaaaaagaaagcaccTCATCACTGCAAAGAAGAGCTCCTAGTAGTTCTGGGAGCAGACTTCCATCAGAACCAGGCCAGAAATTTCAACAGGGAAATGGTCCACAGCCCAGACCCAGTCAGGGAGGGTCATCAAGGCAGGGGCCTCCAGCTGGGGGCCGCCCATCTGGTAGAGGAGAATCAGTTCGACCTGGAATGAATTCTGCTTTAAAATCAGGTGGTAATTCACAGATTAGGCCTTCATTAAGTGGACCTCCTAGGGCGGAGAACCAACTCGAGGCCCGGCAGGGAGCTGCTTTCAGGACGAAAGCTAATGTACCACAGGTCAGGTCTGGGGGAAGGATCACACATGGCCCCCTCGGGAGTACTGGAATCAGAGCTTCTGGGGTTGGGTCGAGCCAGTCTGGTGGCGGTGGACCGTTACCTGGCCGATCAACTAGCAATATTGGATCAGGACCGGGGAGACCAAAATGCACTGTGGTTTCTGAGACCATTTCATCTAAGAATGTCGGTGTATCTCGGCCAGGTGTCCCTCCTCATATGGGCATGCCCCAGAGACCTGGGATGCCCCAGAGACCTGGCATGCCCCAGAGACCTGGGATGCCCCAGAGACCTGGGATGCCACTAAGGCCAGGGATGCCCCAGAGACCTGGGATGCCACTAAGGCCAGGGATGCCTCCTAGACCTATGATGAACAGACCACCAGGTGAGACCCTTATTGCATATGAAGGTGCATTAATAGCCGGATTTGTCAAATTACCCTGCATGTTCTTTAAAAATCTGACCGCTCTACAGGTACAATGCTGCCACCCATCACCTCTGCATACAAGCGAAAATACGAGGATGAAGAAGAGTATGACCCAGAAATGGATGATTTTATTGATGATGAAggagaagaacaagaagaaatTTCTAGACACATTAAGGAGATTTTTGGTTATGATCGGTCCAGGTAAGATTTTCAACctgtcaatctttatttatgtttacAATAACTTCAAAGAAGCAACCTTATTCCCTTTTTATTCCCTCAGGTATAAAGATGAGAGTGACTATGCACTTAAATTCATGGAGAGCAGCTGGAAAGAAATGCAGAAAGAGGAGGCCAGAAGGTAAAATGAGTCATCAGGTCTGAATGCTGCATCACGtttgtctgcagagctgcatcgtTCAATTTTTTGTGTCTGCTTGTACTTTAGCCTGAAGATGGCAGTGCATGaagatctggaggaggagagacgggagCAAGAGGAGTTGAAAAGTAAAACGAAGAGAAAAAAATTGAACTGAAAATCGCCTAAagtgaaaaatgaatgaatgaatgggaAAAGGTGAAGACGAGAGAGAGCGCAGCTGTGAAATCGGCAAGCCCAGCGACTGTCTTGACCTCCATTCTTTGGACAGCAGCTGACAAATGTGACACAAACTGAACGAAGACTAGAGTTTTATTCAACAAAAACTTGAAAATATGCACAGGTCTTCTAGCCATGATATGACTAAAGGTTTTCTCATTTTcaatgtctttatttattttccctttctGAGTGCAGAGTTTACAACATGGATgctgagttgttgtttttttttaaaaaaaacgactaacaatgttattaaaaatgctaattttgaACAGAGGTTATTTTTCCAAGTGCACATTTGATTGTAAAGACAACTGATTATGCAAATAGCTACTTGAGTGCTGGTCTCCAAAAAGGACTTGAAAATTAATTTCCCAGATGGTTTTATTTAATAGTGGCATTTTatataaattattttacaatcataaaaatgtaatataaaCTGATTTTACTTTGTTGAGTTTTATTTTGGATGAACATTCGCCCTTTTCTTCGTACGGTGGGGGCGACATGCTTATTGTCCTTCGCGCCTGGCCGTAGCTCGCATGcccagtgggcgtggccagccGGCGTTCGCTTCGCTACTGCCGGGAAGTTTGCGGAAGTTTTTCTTTTATCGCTGAAGTTAAAGCCACCCTAATAAGTCTACAGTAAAAGCAGGGTAGTTTGTTGGTAACTCGAGAAATGGACCTCAGTTCGGATAAAATACACAAGATTCTTTCCAAGGTTAGTTTTTTACAATTCGAGCTTTGGCCTGTCTAAGGTTTCATCACGTTGATATCGATGCTGGCTAGCGGCTAAACAGTTCTTGCCGACTGGTTTAACCAGATTTGTTACCTAATGCTCTGGCAAAACTTTGGAATATTACggaaatatttgatattttagtTGGAAAAGACTactatttttctctttgatgggAACGCTGTGATAAATGAAAACTCCATCAAACATTGGCAATAGATTAGGCCTGTTAGTGACGGGAACAGATATATTACTTTATCTTAATTACATTATGGCgagatttaataaaaaaaactgaagaagAATCAGTTATGTCTGAAACACTACAGCTTGTATATCTCTCTACATCAGAACAGGAtgtattcatttaaatgaacatgttcttattttttaattacaaaAATACACTCACTAGTCTGAGTTTTTGATCCAAATTATATCAGTACAAATTCCACGATGTTGCCattgaggagctgcagaagatcCACCGAATCTTCCCTGACATGATCCCATCGTCGGGCACCTACAGTGAGTTATTTTGGAGGACAAATTCAGTTCCTTTTTATATCGATGCATTATAAACCTGACTGCTCCTGTTATTGATTTCAGCGTTTACTGACAGCACCCAGAAAGATCTGTTGAAACTGATCGGGAACCTCGCGGTCCAATATGGAGGTAGGTGTGAACTCTTGACACTAGAGACTGTTCATGGAGACTATTGTGCACTGATGACAGCTCCTCTGTCATAAGGTCGCACCTACAACTTCCCCGTTCAGCTCTGGCTGTTGGACTCTTTCCCCTTCACTCCTCCCATATGTTTACTGAGACCCACGGCTAACATGGTTATCAGGGAGGGCAAGCACGTGGATGCTCGAGGACGGATCTTCCTGCCGGGACTGCAAAACTGGGATTACGTAGGGTTCAGTGCTTTCCAGAATCAAGCACGATGGTGAGGATTAAATGTTTCCATTAGCTTGACTGGAGTCCAACTTTTCCAACAGCCCAAGTCATCAGTGGTGGGTCTTCTGAGAGAGATGACTGCCAAGTTTGAAGAGGACCCCCCTCTGTCCTCAAAGGCTCCAGCAGACAGTCAAAACCCAGAAGACCTTCTGAATTTTGTGACCAATCTTCAG
The nucleotide sequence above comes from Takifugu rubripes chromosome 9, fTakRub1.2, whole genome shotgun sequence. Encoded proteins:
- the spty2d1 gene encoding protein SPT2 homolog isoform X3; the encoded protein is MLFASNAQVIMSSAAKMMDFDNVLDIASQNQGVSNVQKRYSLQAGPSKRDPRSKGVNPTAVQALLKKRSHDTKKKEIEMKKQKETLLARRIELKSDRKARAMASRTKDNFKGYNGVPITDSPNKRKTKLEMQEERAMNEDRFRNTSIDPADDEDNYEYEQSDSEPDQEPEPLRAGKTIGSGIKPSSKKPSGPPKPPLAFADLLKLAEKKQHEPVELKPKTVKKEERPRTADEMRELELERKAKRQGKDRETDRDQSQPSSISGKKGNMERDQKSGRPLKNSSEKPSLTSGSSKRPHQTKNMDKGPSSSKTDRDRSSMPQNNRDRPKTSSSGSSGSVTNKVSSKPASSRMPAKQGSSMNSSGQKSSSPSDLKLKKESTSSLQRRAPSSSGSRLPSEPGQKFQQGNGPQPRPSQGGSSRQGPPAGGRPSGRGESVRPGMNSALKSGGNSQIRPSLSGPPRAENQLEARQGAAFRTKANVPQVRSGGRITHGPLGSTGIRASGVGSSQSGGGGPLPGRSTSNIGSGPGRPKCTVVSETISSKNVGVSRPGVPPHMGMPQRPGMPQRPGMPQRPGMPQRPGMPLRPGMPPRPMMNRPPGTMLPPITSAYKRKYEDEEEYDPEMDDFIDDEGEEQEEISRHIKEIFGYDRSRYKDESDYALKFMESSWKEMQKEEARSLKMAVHEDLEEERREQEELKSKTKRKKLN
- the spty2d1 gene encoding protein SPT2 homolog isoform X2, with translation MLFASNAQVIMSSAAKMMDFDNVLDIASQNQGVSNVQKRYSLQAGPSKRDPRSKGVNPTAVQALLKKRSHDTKKKEIEMKKQKETLLARRIELKSDRKARAMASRTKDNFKGYNGVPITDSPNKRKTKLEMQEERAMNEDRFRNTSIDPADDEDNYEYEQSDSEPDQEPEPLRAGKTIGSGIKPSSKKPSGPPKPPLAFADLLKLAEKKQHEPVELKPKTVKKEERPRTADEMRELELERKAKRQGKDRETDRDQSQPSSISGKKGNMERDQKSGRPLKNSSEKPSLTSGSSKRPHQTKNMDKGPSSSKTDRDRSSMPQNNRDRPKTSSSGSSGSVTNKVSSKPASSRMPAKQGSSMNSSGQKSSSPSDLKLKKESTSSLQRRAPSSSGSRLPSEPGQKFQQGNGPQPRPSQGGSSRQGPPAGGRPSGRGESVRPGMNSALKSGGNSQIRPSLSGPPRAENQLEARQGAAFRTKANVPQVRSGGRITHGPLGSTGIRASGVGSSQSGGGGPLPGRSTSNIGSGPGRPKCTVVSETISSKNVGVSRPGVPPHMGMPQRPGMPQRPGMPQRPGMPQRPGMPLRPGMPPRPMMNRPPGTMLPPITSAYKRKYEDEEEYDPEMDDFIDDEGEEQEEISRHIKEIFGYDRSRYKDESDYALKFMESSWKEMQKEEARSLKMAVHEDLEEERREQEELKSKTKRKKLN
- the spty2d1 gene encoding protein SPT2 homolog isoform X1, with translation MLFASNAQVIMSSAAKMMDFDNVLDIASQNQGVSNVQKRYSLQAGPSKRDPRSKGVNPTAVQALLKKRSHDTKKKEIEMKKQKETLLARRIELKSDRKARAMASRTKDNFKGYNGVPITDSPNKRKTKLEMQEERAMNEDRFRNTSIDPADDEDNYEYEQSDSEPDQEPEPLRAGKTIGSGIKPSSKKPSGPPKPPLAFADLLKLAEKKQHEPVELKPKTVKKEERPRTADEMRELELERKAKRQGKDRETDRDQSQPSSISGKKGNMERDQKSGRPLKNSSEKPSLTSGSSKRPHQTKNMDKGPSSSKTDRDRSSMPQNNRDRPKTSSSGSSGSVTNKVSSKPASSRMPAKQGSSMNSSGQKSSSPSDLKLKKESTSSLQRRAPSSSGSRLPSEPGQKFQQGNGPQPRPSQGGSSRQGPPAGGRPSGRGESVRPGMNSALKSGGNSQIRPSLSGPPRAENQLEARQGAAFRTKANVPQVRSGGRITHGPLGSTGIRASGVGSSQSGGGGPLPGRSTSNIGSGPGRPKCTVVSETISSKNVGVSRPGVPPHMGMPQRPGMPQRPGMPQRPGMPQRPGMPLRPGMPQRPGMPLRPGMPPRPMMNRPPGTMLPPITSAYKRKYEDEEEYDPEMDDFIDDEGEEQEEISRHIKEIFGYDRSRYKDESDYALKFMESSWKEMQKEEARSLKMAVHEDLEEERREQEELKSKTKRKKLN